TACGCGTACGCCGAGGCCACCGTCCCGCTGATCACGGTGATCACCCGCAAGGCGTTCGGCGGCGCCTACGACGTCATGGGGTCCAAGCACCTGGGCGCGGACCTGAACCTGGCCTGGCCGACCGCGCAGATCGCGGTGATGGGCGCGCAGGGCGCGGTGAACATCCTGCACCGCCGCACCATCGCCGCGGCCGAGGACCCCGACGCCACCCGCGCCAAGCTGATGACCGGCTACGAGGACGCCCTGCTCAACCCTTACGTCGCGGCCGAACGTGGCTACGTCGACGCGGTGATCATGCCGTCCGACACCCGGGCGCACCTGGTGAAGGGCCTGCGCCAGCTCCGTACGAAGCGTGAGTCGCTGCCGCCGAAGAAGCACGGCAACATCCCCCTCTAACCACGGGAGCCACCATGATCAAGGTCGTACGGGGCAATCCGACCCCGGAGGAGCTCGCCGCGGCCCTCGCCGTGGTCCAGGCACGTGCGGCGGCGGTCGCCGCGGTGCCGTCCGGGGCCCCGCTGCCGCCCGAGCAGTGGTCGGACCCGGGACGGATCGCCCGCAGGGGCGCGTTCCGGCCGGGGCCCCGGTCGTGGGCACGGACCTACTGGCCCTCCTGACCCGGGGCCGGTGAGCGGCGCTTGAGTACGCGTACTCAGGCGCCGCAGCCGTGTCCGGGAGCACCATCAAAACCATGCTGTGGTCCGACCCCGAGAACAAGCCGCCGAAGGAACTGCGCGACGCCCAGGACATGATGCGTCGCGCGGGGCTGCTGCTGGCGCTGGCCATGGTCGTGGCGATGTTCGTCCTCGGCATCCGCTGAGGCTCCCGGGCGCGCCTACGATGGCGGGTATGACTGATCAGCGCCGCCTCGTGCTCGCCTCCGCCTCCCCCGCCCGTCTCGGTCTCCTGCGTCAGGCGGGCTTCGCCCCCGAGGTGATCGTCAGCGGTGTGGACGAGGACGCGATCGAAGCCCCGACCCCGGGTGAGCTGGCACTCGTCCTGGCCGAGGCGAAGGCCGCCGCGGTGGCGGCCCGTCCCGAGGCCGCGGACGCACTGGTCATCGGCTGCGACTCGGTGCTGGAGCTGGACGGCGAGGCGCTCGGCAAGCCCGCCGACAGCGAGGAGGCCACCGCCCGCTGGAAGTCCATGCGCGGCCGGTCGGGCATCCTCCGGACGGGGCACAGCGTCATCGACACGGCCACCGGCCGTACGGCGTCCGAGACCGCGTCCACGGTCGTCAGGTTCGGCGAGCCGACGGACGCCGAGGTGGCGGCCTACGTCGCCTCGGGTGAACCGCTCCACGTCGCCGGCGCCTTCACCCTGGACGGCCGCTCGGCACCGTTCGTCGAGGCGATCGAGGGCAGCCACGGCAACGTCATCGGCCTCTCGCTGCCGCTGCTGCGCCGGCTGCTCGGCGAACTCGGTTTCTCCGTCACCGACTTGTGGGTGTGAGCCGCTGGCTCACACCGGCGCCGGAGCGTTGGGGGCGCCGACCTTCCCGGCTTCCGGCCCGCGCCGGTCGAACGTGACCAGGGTCAGCACGATCAGCGCCAGGACGACCATCAGGAACGCGAAGGCGGCCCAGCCGATCAGCCCCACCGCCAGCGCTCCCAGCACCCCGTGGACGACCGCGCACGCGATGAGGGCGATCCGGCCGAAGCGGCCCGGGGCCCGGTCGCGTATCCCGGCCAGCAGCGGTATCAGCCCGCACAGCACGAGCAGGACGCCCGAGACGCCCCCCATCACCCAGGTGCCGGTGACCATCGCGTCCGGGTCCATCCCCGCCAGGGACATGCTCTGGTTGTCCGCGACCGTCGCCATGATGCCGTTGACGATCACGATGCCCACGGCTTCCACGAACAGAACGATCGCGGTCACGAAGGCCACTGGTCTGCGCACCACGGCACCCACCCCTTGTTACCTGTAGTACGTCCGGTACAGCGCGGACCCTACTAACCGGTAATGCATCGGACAAGGGGTCACGCACGCAGCACTCCCGCCCCGCGCCACCGCCGCGCCCGAAGCAAAGATTCCATCGGCCGTTCGTAGGGAGTCCACAAAGAAACGCCGCGCGCCGTTGACCGTCCGGACAGAGACTTGGGCCACACTTCGTGGCTACTGTGCCGTTGAGGATCCCGGCGTACCGTGGTGCGACAAGGGATTTCGCGACTCGAGCAAGCCTCGGATCACACTCCGTGTGGGCAAGTTCACTATTGGGGACGGGTCGTACGGCCGTGTCGGTAGTCCCTAAACTCAGCTTGTTCTCAAGGAGGGAGTCATCGTGCGCAAGGTGCTCATCGCCAACCGTGGCGAAATCGCTGTCCGTGTTGCTCGGGCTTGCCGGGATGCCGGAATCGCGAGCGTGGCCGTCTACGCCGATCCGGACCGGGATGCTCTGCATGTGCGCGCGGCCGACGAGGCGTTCGCTCTGGGCGGTGACACCCCGGCCGCCAGTTATCTGGACATGGCCAAGGTGCTCCAGGCCGCCAAGGACTCCGGGGCGGACGCGGTCCACCCGGGCTACGGCTTCCTCTCGGAGAACGCGGAGTTCGCGCAGGCCGTGCTGGACGCGGGTCTGACGTGGATCGGCCCGCCGCCGCAGGCGATCCGGGATCTGGGTGACAAGGTCGCCGCGCGTCACATCGCCCAGCGTGCGGGTGCGCCGCTGGTGGCCGGCACACCGGATCCGGTGTCGGGTTCGGCGGAGGTCGTGGAGTTCGCGCAGAAGAACGGTCTGCCGATCGCGATCAAGGCGGCCTTCGGTGGTGGCGGGCGCGGTCTGAAGGTCGCCCGCACGCTGGAGGAGATCCCGGAGCTGTACGACTCCGCGGTCCGTGAGGCCGTCGCGGCGTTCGGCCGGGGCGAGTGCTTCGTGGAGCGCTACCTCGACAAGCCGCGGCACGTGGAGACCCAGTGCCTGGCCGACACGCACGGCAACGTCGTCGTCGTCTCCACCCGTGACTGCTCGCTCCAGCGCCGCCACCAGAAGCTCGTCGAGGAAGCCCCCGCGCCGTTCCTGTCCAAGGAGCAGAACGCGCAGCTGTACGCGGCTTCCAAGGCGATCCTGAAGGAGGCCGGCTACGTCGGCGCCGGCACCGTCGAGTTCCTCGTCGGTGTGGACGGCACGATCTCCTTCCTCGAGGTCAACACCCGCCTCCAGGTCGAGCACCCGGTCACCGAGGAGGTCACCGGCCTCGACCTCGTCCGCGAGATGTTCCGCATCGCCGACGGCGAGGAGCTCGGCTACGGCGACCCCGCGGTGCGCGGGCACTCCTTCGAGTTCCGCATCAACGGCGAGGACCCGGGCCGCGGCTTCCTGCCCGCCCCCGGCACCGTCACCCTGTTCGCCCCGCCCACCGGCCCCGGCGTCCGCCTCGACGCCGGCGTCGAGACCGGCAGCGTCATCGGCCCCGCCTGGGACTCGCTGCTCGCCAAGCTCGTGGTGACCGGCGCGACGCGTGAGCAGGCGCTGCAGCGCGCGGCGCGTGCGCTGGGCGAGTTCACCGTCGAGGGCATGGCCACCGCGATCCCCTTCCACCGCGCGGTCGTGGCCGACCCGGCGTTCACCGCCGACCCGTTCCGGGTCCACACCCGGTGGATCGAGACGGAGTTCGTCAACGAGATCAAGCCCTTCACGGTCCCCGCGGACCAGGACACCGACGAGGAGACCGGCCGCGAGACCGTCGTCGTCGAGGTCGGCGGGAAGCGCCTGGAGGTGTCGCTGCCGTCCTCGCTCGGCATGAGCCTGGCCCGTACCGGTCTCGCGGCGGGCGCGAAGCCCAAGCGCCGCGCGGCCAAGAAGTCCGGCTCCGCCGCGACCGGCGACACCCTCGCCTCCCCGATGCAGGGCACGATCGTCAAGATCGCCGTCGAGGAGGGGCAGGAGGTCAAGGAGGGCGACCTCGTCGTCGTCCTCGAGGCCATGAAGATGGAACAGCCCCTCAACGCCCACCGTTCGGGCACGGTGAAGGGTCTGTCGGCGGAGGTCGGCACGTCGATCTCGTCCGGCGCCGCGATCTGCGAGATCAAGGACTGAGTTCTCGTTCTCTGCGACTGGGGGCCCGGCGACCGCCGGGCCCCCAGTGGCATCCTTGGGACGCGGCGCGGACACCAGGAGGACAGGCGATGAGCACGGCACCGACACCGGCACGGCCGATGCGCGCCGACGCGCGCCGCAACCACGACCGGCTGCTGAGCGAGGCACGCACGTCCTTCGCCGCCCAGGGAACCGATGCCTCGCTGGAGGACATCGCGCGGCGGGCGGGCGTCGGCATCGGCACGCTCTACCGGCACTTCCCGAACCGCCAAGCCCTGATGAACGCGGTGTTCCAGGAGGCCCTGAGCGCGCTGCTGGACCGCTCCCGCGAACTGGCGCGGGCGAACGAGCCCTGTACCGCGCTGGTGGAATGGCTGGGTGCGGTCGTCACTCATGCGGGTGAGTACCGCGGCCTGGCCCATGGGCTCATGTCGGCCTCGGGGGACGAGACCTCGGAACTGACCGCATGCCACATGTCGCTGCGCCGGGCGGGGGCGCAGTTGTTGACGCGAGCGCAGACGAGTGGCTCGGTGCGTGCGGACGTGTCGATCGACGACCTCCTGCAGCTGACCAACGCGATCGCGCTGGCCGCGGAGCAGTCCCCCGCCGATCCCGCCCTGGCTGACCGCCTGCTGCGGCTGACGCTGCGCGGCCTGAAGGCGGACCCGGCCGACCCTCCCCCGGGCGGCTGAGCGAGGGCACCTTGTGGTGCCCCGCCTCCGCGGCTACCGGCGCCGCATGTCCGCGACCCGGCCCACCGGCCCCTCCGACATCACGGCCGCGCTCCGCAACTGCGGACCGATGCCTCCCGCCCCTCCGTGGCCGCCCTGGGTGCGTCTCTGGCCCGGCAGCGGCATGTCCTGCCGCGCCTGCTGCCGTCCCGGCGGCAGGGCCTCACCGGCCGTGGACCGGGCACCGGGCCCCGCCACCGTGATCTCCACGCCCTGGTCGGCCAGGGCCTGCAGCTCCGTGGCCGCACGCTCGTCGTGGGCCTGTGGCTCGTCCGTCACCAGACGGGTGATCAGCTCCGTTGGCACCGTCTGGAACATGGTGTCGGAGCCGAGCTTCGTGTGGTCCGCCAGGACCACCACTTCGGCCGCCGCCTGCACGAGTGCCCGGTCCACGCTCGCCGAGAGCATGTTGGACGTGGACAGTCCGCGCTCCGCGGTCAGCCCGCTCCCGGAGAGGAAGGCCCGGCTCACCCGCAGTCCCTGGAGGGACTGCTCGGCACCGCTGCCGACGAGCGCGTAGTTGCTCCCGCGCAGGGTGCCGCCCGTCATCACCACCTCCACCCGGTTGGCATGGGCCAACGCCTGGGCGACCAGCAGCGAGTTGGTGACCACGGTGAGACCGGGCACCCGCGCGAGCCGGCGCGCCAGCTCCTGCGTGGTCGTCCCGGCGCCGACCACGATGGCCTCGCCCTCACCGACCAGACCGGCGGCCATGTCGGCGATGGCCGTCTTCTCCGCGGTGGAGAGATGGGATTTCTGCGGAAAGCCGGACTCCCGCGTGAAACCGCCCGGCAAGACCGCACCGCCGTGCCGGCGGTCGAGGAGTCCTTCTGCCTCCAGCGCACGCACGTCTCGCCGTACGGTCACTTCGGAGGTCTGGACGACGCGGGCGAGCTCACGGAGCGATACCGCTCCGTTGGCACGCACCATTTCGAGGATCAATTGACGACGTTCTGCAGCGAACACGAAACTGACAGTAACCTGGCCGTGGGTTGCTTTTCAGCAGTTTGCGCCGAATAACAGAAGTTGTGCATAGGCAGGGACCCCCGGTGGTATAGGGGCCCCTGCCCAAGGTCTCCCGCCCGGATCCTCCGGTCCTCCCGACGATCCGGACGCGGCTGTCAGGGCGCCCAGGGGCGGAGCATGTCCTTCATCGCGTCCGTCATCGCGAACTGCAGCAGCGGGCCGTAGGTGATCCGGCCGACGCCGAGGCGGCGGAAACGCTCGAGATCGTGCTTGACGGGGTGGGCCGTGGAGTTCACGGGGACGCCCACGGCGCCGGTCACCGCGGTGAGCAGGTCGTCGTCGTCCTGGATGGTCACCGGGTAGACGCTGTCGGCGCCGGCCTGCTCCAGGGCCCGCAGCCGCTCGATCGCCTCGTCCAGGACGCCGGAGGCGTCCTCCGCGTGCAGGAAGAGGTCGGTGCGCCCGTTGATCCAGACCGGGACCCCCGCGTCGTCGGCCGCCGCGCGCAGGCCGGCGACGTAGCTCGCGTGCTCCTGCGTGCTGCGCACGCGTCCGCCCTCCGAGTGGACGGTGTCCTCGATGTTGAGGCCGACGCCGCCGGCCTCGACGAGTCCGGCGACGAGGTCCGCGGGCTGCTGACCGTACCCGGCCTCCAGGTCCACGGACACGGGGACGCCGACCGCCGCGATGATCGGCCTGACGGCGGCGAGCACCTCCTCGAAGGTCTGCCCCTCGTGGTCGCCGGCCCCCCGGGAGTCGGCGAGCGGATGGCTGCCGACCGTCAGTGCCGGGAACCCGGCGTCGGCCGCCGTCCGTGCGGACCAGACGTCCCATACGGTCGGAAGCACGAGCGGCTTGTACTCGGCGTGCAGTTGCTTGAGTCGTTGAGCGCGCTCAACGGTGGTACGAAGGTCCATGCCCAGGACGCTACCCCTGGATCACCGCGGACGACGTGCCGACGGCGCCCCCGGTGGCGGAAGGACCGCGAGCGGCCGGTGCTACGCCTCGCCCGCGCTCTTGCGGGTGTGCAGTTGCCGGGCCACCTCGGCGATCGAGCCGGACAGGGACGGGTACACCGTGAAGGCGTTGGCGATCTGCTCCACCGTCAGGTTGTTGTCGACCGCGAGCGAGATCGGGTGGATCAGCTCACTGGCCCTCGGTGCGACGACACAGCCGCCGACCACGATGCCGGTGCCCGGGCGGCAGAAGATCTTGACGAAGCCGTCCCTGATGCCCTGCATCTTGGCGCGCGGGTTGCGCAGCAGCGGCAGCTTCACGACACGGGCGTCGATCCTGCCGGAGTCGACGTCCGCCTGGCTGTACCCGACCGTGGCGATCTCGGGGTCGGTGAAGACGTTCGCGGAGACCGTCTTCAGGTTCAGCGGTGCCACCGCGTCGCCGAGGAAGTGGTACATCGCGATACGGCCCTGCATCGCGGCGACCGAGGCCAGGGCGAACACGCCGGTGACGTCACCGGCCGCGTACACGCCGGGGGCGCTGGTGCGCGAGACCCGGTCGGTCCGGATGTGCCCGGAGTCCTTGAGCTGCACCCCGGACTCCTCCAGGCCCATGCCCGCGGTGTTGGGGATCGCGCCGACCGCCATCAGGCAGTGCGTGCCGGAGATGACCCGGCCGTCGGCCAGCGTGACCTCGACACGGTCACCGACGCGCTTGGCCGACTGGGCGCGGGAGCGGGCCATGACGTTCATGCCGCGACGGCGGAAGACGTCCTCCAGGACGGCGGCGGCGTCCGGGTCCTCGCCCGGGAGCACGCGGTCGCGGGAGGAGACCAGGGTCACGCGCGAACCGAGAGCCTGGTAGGCGCCGGCGAACTCGGCGCCGGTGACACCGGAACCGACCACGATGAGCTCCTCGGGGAGCTCGTCCAGGTCGTAGACCTGGGTCCAGTTCAGGATGCGCTCGCCGTCGGGCAGGGCGTCCGGGATCTCACGGGGGTGGCCGCCGGTCGCGATCAGCACCGCGTCGGCGGTGAGCCGCTCCTCGGTGCCGTCCGCGGCCGTCACCACGACCTGGCGGGAGCCGTCGGCGGCCTGGAGGCCGTCCAGCCTGCCGCGGCCGCGCATGACGCGGGCACCCGCGCGGGTGACGGAGGCGGTGATGTCGTGCGACTGCGCGAGGGCGAGGCGCTTGACCCGCCGGTTGACCTTGCCGAGGTCGACACCGACGACCCGGGCGGCCTGCTCCATGTGCGGCGTGTCGTCGGCGACGATGATGCCGAGTTCCTCGTAGGAGGAGTCGAAGGTGGTCATCACCTCGGCCGTCGCGATCAGGGTCTTGGAGGGCACGCAGTCGGTGAGCACCGACGCGCCGCCGAGGCCGTCGCAGTCGACGACGGTCACCTCCGCGCCGAGCTGGGCGCCGACCAGTGCCGCCTCGTAGCCGCCGGGGCCGCCGCCGATGATCACGATCCGGGTCACGAAAAGTCCGCCTCGCGTGGTGTCATCCCACGGCCGTCTGCCGCCCCGGCCGGGGGTCCGGGGGATCGCCCCGGCGTATGCAGTACGTAGTTCATTGTCCCGCACGCGCCAAGCTGCTTCGCCCCGGGGCCCTCCATACGGGAACGGGCCTGGCCGGGCCACGGCCTCCGGCGCGCGGCGCACCGCCCCCGACCGGGCGTCTTCCACTCCGGAACCGGCACGCTCCTCGGCACCTCCCGTACCCTCGACCCCATGTCGCTCTACGCCGCCTACGCCGGCAACCTCGACGCGAGGCTGATGACGCGCCGCGCACCGCACTCCCCGCTGCGCAGCACGGGCTGGCTCAACGGTTGGCGGCTGACGTTCGGCGGCGAGCAGATGGGCTGGGAGGGCGCACTGGCCACGGTGGTGGAGGCACCCCGTTCCCAGGTGTTCGTCGCGCTGTACGACCTGGCCCCGATGGACGAGGACTCCATGGACCGCTGGGAGGGTGTCGGCCTCGACATCTACCGGCGCATGCGGGTCCGCGTGCACACCCTGGACGGCGAGGAGCCGGCCTGGATGTACGTCCTGAACGGTTACGAGGGCGGGCTGCCCTCGGCCCGCTACCTGGGCGAGGTGGC
The DNA window shown above is from Streptomyces sp. Alt3 and carries:
- a CDS encoding acyl-CoA carboxylase subunit epsilon — encoded protein: MIKVVRGNPTPEELAAALAVVQARAAAVAAVPSGAPLPPEQWSDPGRIARRGAFRPGPRSWARTYWPS
- the mmpB gene encoding morphogenic membrane protein MmpB, translated to MLWSDPENKPPKELRDAQDMMRRAGLLLALAMVVAMFVLGIR
- a CDS encoding nucleoside triphosphate pyrophosphatase, translated to MAGMTDQRRLVLASASPARLGLLRQAGFAPEVIVSGVDEDAIEAPTPGELALVLAEAKAAAVAARPEAADALVIGCDSVLELDGEALGKPADSEEATARWKSMRGRSGILRTGHSVIDTATGRTASETASTVVRFGEPTDAEVAAYVASGEPLHVAGAFTLDGRSAPFVEAIEGSHGNVIGLSLPLLRRLLGELGFSVTDLWV
- a CDS encoding acetyl/propionyl/methylcrotonyl-CoA carboxylase subunit alpha, giving the protein MRKVLIANRGEIAVRVARACRDAGIASVAVYADPDRDALHVRAADEAFALGGDTPAASYLDMAKVLQAAKDSGADAVHPGYGFLSENAEFAQAVLDAGLTWIGPPPQAIRDLGDKVAARHIAQRAGAPLVAGTPDPVSGSAEVVEFAQKNGLPIAIKAAFGGGGRGLKVARTLEEIPELYDSAVREAVAAFGRGECFVERYLDKPRHVETQCLADTHGNVVVVSTRDCSLQRRHQKLVEEAPAPFLSKEQNAQLYAASKAILKEAGYVGAGTVEFLVGVDGTISFLEVNTRLQVEHPVTEEVTGLDLVREMFRIADGEELGYGDPAVRGHSFEFRINGEDPGRGFLPAPGTVTLFAPPTGPGVRLDAGVETGSVIGPAWDSLLAKLVVTGATREQALQRAARALGEFTVEGMATAIPFHRAVVADPAFTADPFRVHTRWIETEFVNEIKPFTVPADQDTDEETGRETVVVEVGGKRLEVSLPSSLGMSLARTGLAAGAKPKRRAAKKSGSAATGDTLASPMQGTIVKIAVEEGQEVKEGDLVVVLEAMKMEQPLNAHRSGTVKGLSAEVGTSISSGAAICEIKD
- a CDS encoding TetR/AcrR family transcriptional regulator, with the translated sequence MSTAPTPARPMRADARRNHDRLLSEARTSFAAQGTDASLEDIARRAGVGIGTLYRHFPNRQALMNAVFQEALSALLDRSRELARANEPCTALVEWLGAVVTHAGEYRGLAHGLMSASGDETSELTACHMSLRRAGAQLLTRAQTSGSVRADVSIDDLLQLTNAIALAAEQSPADPALADRLLRLTLRGLKADPADPPPGG
- a CDS encoding DeoR/GlpR family DNA-binding transcription regulator: MFAAERRQLILEMVRANGAVSLRELARVVQTSEVTVRRDVRALEAEGLLDRRHGGAVLPGGFTRESGFPQKSHLSTAEKTAIADMAAGLVGEGEAIVVGAGTTTQELARRLARVPGLTVVTNSLLVAQALAHANRVEVVMTGGTLRGSNYALVGSGAEQSLQGLRVSRAFLSGSGLTAERGLSTSNMLSASVDRALVQAAAEVVVLADHTKLGSDTMFQTVPTELITRLVTDEPQAHDERAATELQALADQGVEITVAGPGARSTAGEALPPGRQQARQDMPLPGQRRTQGGHGGAGGIGPQLRSAAVMSEGPVGRVADMRRR
- a CDS encoding isocitrate lyase/PEP mutase family protein, with amino-acid sequence MDLRTTVERAQRLKQLHAEYKPLVLPTVWDVWSARTAADAGFPALTVGSHPLADSRGAGDHEGQTFEEVLAAVRPIIAAVGVPVSVDLEAGYGQQPADLVAGLVEAGGVGLNIEDTVHSEGGRVRSTQEHASYVAGLRAAADDAGVPVWINGRTDLFLHAEDASGVLDEAIERLRALEQAGADSVYPVTIQDDDDLLTAVTGAVGVPVNSTAHPVKHDLERFRRLGVGRITYGPLLQFAMTDAMKDMLRPWAP
- a CDS encoding NAD(P)H-quinone dehydrogenase, with amino-acid sequence MTRIVIIGGGPGGYEAALVGAQLGAEVTVVDCDGLGGASVLTDCVPSKTLIATAEVMTTFDSSYEELGIIVADDTPHMEQAARVVGVDLGKVNRRVKRLALAQSHDITASVTRAGARVMRGRGRLDGLQAADGSRQVVVTAADGTEERLTADAVLIATGGHPREIPDALPDGERILNWTQVYDLDELPEELIVVGSGVTGAEFAGAYQALGSRVTLVSSRDRVLPGEDPDAAAVLEDVFRRRGMNVMARSRAQSAKRVGDRVEVTLADGRVISGTHCLMAVGAIPNTAGMGLEESGVQLKDSGHIRTDRVSRTSAPGVYAAGDVTGVFALASVAAMQGRIAMYHFLGDAVAPLNLKTVSANVFTDPEIATVGYSQADVDSGRIDARVVKLPLLRNPRAKMQGIRDGFVKIFCRPGTGIVVGGCVVAPRASELIHPISLAVDNNLTVEQIANAFTVYPSLSGSIAEVARQLHTRKSAGEA
- a CDS encoding gamma-glutamylcyclotransferase, whose product is MSLYAAYAGNLDARLMTRRAPHSPLRSTGWLNGWRLTFGGEQMGWEGALATVVEAPRSQVFVALYDLAPMDEDSMDRWEGVGLDIYRRMRVRVHTLDGEEPAWMYVLNGYEGGLPSARYLGEVADAAESAGAPHDYVMNLRKRPC